AGCTGAACCCGCGGCAACACGAACCGCGCCTCCGGGAACGGCTCCCACGGGTCGCCGTCGCACGCGCCCTCGTGGAAGGAGAAGCCGCCGAAGACGCGGGGGCGGGCCGCCTCGGTGCCGGCGTGGACGTCGCCGGCCTCGAACAGCTCCGTCGCTGCCTCGCGGATCGACGCAAACCGGTCGCCGCCGGAGGCGGTCAGCGTCGCGGCCGCGCCGCCGCCGAGCACCAGCGCGTCGTCGGGGGCGCTCCAAGTCGTGCTCGGGGACGGGAGCGCGTCGAACGCCGCCGCGAACGCCGGCTCGTCGATCCCTGTGGTCCGGCTGACCAGCGGCGACGACGACCGAGAGCGCGCCCGTTCCATGCGTGTCGAGTCGGGACCGCGGACCCTTTATCCTGACTATCGGGGCGGGGAAACGGGGGAAGTGGCGCGTCGAGGGCGGTCGGTCGGCGGCGAGGCGGCCTGAACAGCGACGGTGGGGCGGCCCGAGCGGCGACGGCGGCCTCGTCAGCTGTAGCGCTCCTCGTTCCAAGGGTTCGCGGTGTCGCTGTACCCCCGCTTCTCCCAGTATCCGAGCTCCTTCTCGGTGAGGAACTCCACGCCGGAGACCCACTTCGCGCCCTTGTAGGCGTACTTGTGCGGCGTGACGACGCGTATCGGGCCGCCGTGGTCGGCGGGGAGGTCGTCGCCGTCGTAGCCGTAGGTGAGCTGGACGCCCTGCCTCGTGCACTCGTCGAGCGGGAGGTCGGTCGTGTAGCCGTCGAGCGCGTGGAACATGACGTGCTCGGCGTCGTCGCGGACGCCGGCCCGCTCCGCGAGTTCGACGAAGGAGACGCCCGTGAACTCGCAGTCGAACTTGCTCCATCCCGTCACGCAATGGAAGTCCTGCCGCTGGGTGACGGCCGGGAGGTCGCGGAACTCGTCGAGCGAGAGGGCGAGCGGCTCCTCGACCGCGCCCCACACGTCAATTTCGAACGTCTCCGGGCCCCACGACGGCGTTCCGCTCTTCGAGAGGACGGGGAACCCGTCCGTCTCGCGCTGGCCCGGCGGGAGCCGGTCGTCGCCGTACTCGCGGTAGAGGTCCGTGAGGTCCTCCACGGAGTCGGTCCGAGATGCGGTCATGAGATCCGATACGGCCCGGACCGACGTATGAATGTCGCTCTCGGAGGCGACACCGCACGCGGACTGCCACCTCCGGTAGCGACGCCGACGCTGTTCGGTGTATCAAAATATGAGTTTTATCTACAATAAATAGAGTTCTACAGATCAGTTCTAAAATTCTCAATACGCTCATCTACGACGCCACTTTTATATGTACTATGCTACAAGAGCCGAACAGCAAATGCCACGAGTGAAGATAACGGTGCCGGAGCATCTGGAGATGCAGATCGCCCAGATGGTCGAGGAAGGGGAGTTCCTCAACCGCGAGGAGGCGGTCGAGGAGCTGCTGTCAACGGGCATCAAGGCGTACAAGACGAGCGGCCCGAGAGACGACGACGACTCCAACGGCTTCGAGGACGAGGGAATGATGGGCCACGAAGACGAGTACGTCTTCTGACCAACGCCGCGAGAGTTCGTCCGGCCGCGAACGCAGAACCGTGCGTATCGGCCTCAACAACGCTTAAAGGGCCTACAGACCGTATCCGAGGGTATGCATAAAGACGAGCTGCTCGAACTCCACGAACAGATGGTGACGATCATGGAGCACTTCCGCGCGCAGGAGACCGTGGACGGCTCGCTTTTCGACCCGTACGACGAGCTCGACGTCGACCCCTCCCACGTCCACAAGTCGAAGAGCGAGCACAAACACGCGGTGTTCGTCCTCGGTAACGCCCTAGCGAGCGCGATGAGCGAAGACGAGTTCTCCCCCGCCGGCCGCGTCGGCAAGCGCATGGAGGAGCTCGCCGACGACGCCGAGAACAAGATCTGAGCGGCGCAGTCGTCTCGACCGACACCCTTGCTCGATCCCCTCCCTTACCCCCGAATTGATGTGCGCGCGGACCCCTCCGTCGTGATATGATCGCGGAGGCGCTGGCGTCGGACGCCGTTCACCTCGCCGCGGGGGCGGCGGGCGTCGCCGCCGCGCTCGCCGCCGTGTACCTCGTCGACCGGCCGACCGGCGACCGGACGCGGGCGCTCCGCTCGCGGCTGCTCCTCGGCGTTCCGTGGGGGACGCTCGTCGTCGTCGCGGGCGTGATCGGGGTGTACCTGTTCGTCCAGTCGGGGGTCGACGACCCGAACCGACCGGTCGTGATCCCGTTCCGGTCGTGGTCGTACTTCTACCCGGAGGGGCTCCTCTGGTCCAGCTTCGCCCATTCGAGCCGCGGGCACATCACCGGGAACCTCCTCTCCGCGCTCGTCGCCGGCGGCCTCGCGGAGTACGCGTACGGCCACTTCCCCGACGGACGCGAGGTCGACGACGCGGACCGGCTCGCCGTCCGGCTTCGGCGGCTTCCGGGTCGCCTCCGACGGCTCCCGAGTCGGGCGCGGCGCCTCCCGGGGCGGGTCCGACGTGTTCCGGGCAGAATCGCCGGCGTCGACTTCTCGGGCGCGAACCCCTACGTCCGGGCCTTCCTGGTCGTCCCCGGCGCCGCGGTCGCGTTCGGTCTCGCATCCGCGCTGTTCGCGCTGGGCCCGGTGATCGGCTTCTCCGTCGTGGTGTTCGCGTACTGGGGGTTCGCGCTCGTTGCGCGCCCCGTCGCCGCGGTCGTCGCCATGGCGGGGACGACGCTCGTCGGCGTCCTCTACGACGCCGTCCGGGTCCCGGTGGCGTTCGCGGAGGCGTCCCCCTCGTACGGCGCGCCGGGGTGGGCGAACGTCGCGATTCAGGGGCACGCGCTCGGGCTTATCGGCGGCGCGCTGGTCGCGGTCGTGCTCCTTCGCCGGCGGAGTCGCGGCCCGACCGACGAGCGTCACGACGACGAGGCGAGCCCGGGGAGATGGGGAAACCACCCGAGTGCGGCCGCGGAAGGCGCCGGTTCCGACGCGGACGCGACCGAGCGCTCCGCGCTCGTCGTCTTCGGCGCCCTGCTCCTTTTCGGCGCCTCGCGGCGGCTGTGGGCGGTGTACTGGTACCTCGGCAACGAGCGGTACGAGCTGTACCGCGCGGTCGGGGTCGGGCTGCTCGCGCTGCTGGCTGCGGTCGTCGCCGTCGCCGCCGTCTCGCGCGACGAGCCCCTGTGGCCGGCTCTGGCGACCCCGGAGCCGGAGACGCTCCGAGCGGGGATCCGGTCCGCGACGCCGGCGGCGGTCGGTCTCCTCCTGCTCGTCGGGGCGCTGGCGGTCGTCGCGGGACCGGGCGTCGTCCCGAACCTCGTCGCCGTCGACGACGGCGACCTCCCGGGCGACCCGATCGAGGTGGAGGGGTATCAGGTGACGTACGCGGAGGGCGTGGAAGACCAGCTCGTGGGCGTCATCGACGTGGAGGCGTTCGGGCGCTCGACGTCGGTCAACACCTCGGGGGTGATCGTCAGCGACCCCGACCGCGAGATATGGACGACCGCGGTCTCGAAGGGGAACCTCGCGTTCTGGGGCTACCGCGCTGTCGACGTGGGGGGAACTGGCTGGCGCGAGACCGTGTGGGTCCAGCGGGTCGGCTGGGTGGCCGCGAACGGCGGCCCGACCTACCGAGTCGACGCGGTCCGGAACGAGACCAGACGGACGCTGTTCGCGAGCGACCCGGCCCGGGCCGAGCCGCGGATCGACGGCCGCAACGTCACCGTCGCGGCGACGCGGGGGGAGTTCGAACTGCGGGTCACGGGTCCCGGCGGGAACGCGAGCGCGCCGCTCCCCGGAGAGAACGAGTCCGTGACGCTCCGCGGCGTCGAGCTACTTCGAGAGGGCGACGCGGTGTTCGCGGAGCGCGGCGAGACGCGCGTGCGGATCGCCCACCGAGAGCGGTACGAGGGGCGGCAGTAGCGCGGCCGGCGCGCTCGGTGCCGGAGCGGGCCGGGGACGTTCTCAGGGCCACTCGATCCGGTACACT
The sequence above is a segment of the Halorubrum sp. 2020YC2 genome. Coding sequences within it:
- a CDS encoding ribbon-helix-helix domain-containing protein, whose amino-acid sequence is MPRVKITVPEHLEMQIAQMVEEGEFLNREEAVEELLSTGIKAYKTSGPRDDDDSNGFEDEGMMGHEDEYVF
- a CDS encoding rhomboid family protein, which encodes MIAEALASDAVHLAAGAAGVAAALAAVYLVDRPTGDRTRALRSRLLLGVPWGTLVVVAGVIGVYLFVQSGVDDPNRPVVIPFRSWSYFYPEGLLWSSFAHSSRGHITGNLLSALVAGGLAEYAYGHFPDGREVDDADRLAVRLRRLPGRLRRLPSRARRLPGRVRRVPGRIAGVDFSGANPYVRAFLVVPGAAVAFGLASALFALGPVIGFSVVVFAYWGFALVARPVAAVVAMAGTTLVGVLYDAVRVPVAFAEASPSYGAPGWANVAIQGHALGLIGGALVAVVLLRRRSRGPTDERHDDEASPGRWGNHPSAAAEGAGSDADATERSALVVFGALLLFGASRRLWAVYWYLGNERYELYRAVGVGLLALLAAVVAVAAVSRDEPLWPALATPEPETLRAGIRSATPAAVGLLLLVGALAVVAGPGVVPNLVAVDDGDLPGDPIEVEGYQVTYAEGVEDQLVGVIDVEAFGRSTSVNTSGVIVSDPDREIWTTAVSKGNLAFWGYRAVDVGGTGWRETVWVQRVGWVAANGGPTYRVDAVRNETRRTLFASDPARAEPRIDGRNVTVAATRGEFELRVTGPGGNASAPLPGENESVTLRGVELLREGDAVFAERGETRVRIAHRERYEGRQ
- a CDS encoding molybdopterin-dependent oxidoreductase; this translates as MTASRTDSVEDLTDLYREYGDDRLPPGQRETDGFPVLSKSGTPSWGPETFEIDVWGAVEEPLALSLDEFRDLPAVTQRQDFHCVTGWSKFDCEFTGVSFVELAERAGVRDDAEHVMFHALDGYTTDLPLDECTRQGVQLTYGYDGDDLPADHGGPIRVVTPHKYAYKGAKWVSGVEFLTEKELGYWEKRGYSDTANPWNEERYS
- a CDS encoding UPF0058 family protein; its protein translation is MHKDELLELHEQMVTIMEHFRAQETVDGSLFDPYDELDVDPSHVHKSKSEHKHAVFVLGNALASAMSEDEFSPAGRVGKRMEELADDAENKI